One genomic segment of Lysobacter sp. 5GHs7-4 includes these proteins:
- the ispE gene encoding 4-(cytidine 5'-diphospho)-2-C-methyl-D-erythritol kinase yields MSADTEPPWSLWPAPAKLNLFLRITGRRADGYHLLQTVFRLLDWGDSIRLRPRADGRIVRHGGSVAGVSEDQDLTVRAAKLLQEEANVALGADIVIEKRIPAGGGFGGGSSDAATVLVALNALWGADLSVDRLAELGLRLGADVPVFVRGDNAWAEGVGEALAPVVLAPAWYLLVDPGVHAPTAALFQSTELTRDAAPATMADFVSGMPLENAFEPVLRLREPAVEAAFAALARVGAPRLTGSGSGCFVEFATRESAEAALAVLPSGLRAWTAAGAARSPLRAALETQLMQGRRQEAQGTRF; encoded by the coding sequence ATGTCCGCCGACACCGAGCCCCCCTGGAGCCTTTGGCCCGCCCCGGCCAAGCTGAACCTGTTCCTGCGCATCACCGGCCGCCGCGCCGATGGCTACCACCTGCTGCAAACCGTGTTCCGTCTCCTGGATTGGGGAGACTCGATCCGGCTGCGCCCGCGCGCGGACGGCCGCATCGTCCGCCACGGCGGCTCGGTGGCGGGCGTATCGGAAGATCAGGATCTGACGGTGCGGGCGGCCAAGTTGCTGCAAGAGGAAGCGAACGTCGCGCTAGGTGCAGATATCGTCATCGAAAAGCGCATCCCGGCCGGCGGCGGCTTCGGCGGTGGATCGTCCGACGCTGCGACCGTGCTGGTGGCCCTGAACGCGCTCTGGGGCGCCGATCTGAGCGTCGACCGCCTGGCCGAACTCGGCCTGCGTCTGGGCGCCGACGTGCCGGTGTTCGTACGCGGCGACAACGCCTGGGCCGAAGGCGTGGGCGAGGCGCTGGCGCCGGTCGTGCTGGCGCCGGCCTGGTATCTGCTGGTGGACCCCGGCGTGCATGCGCCGACCGCCGCTTTGTTCCAATCCACTGAATTGACTCGGGATGCTGCGCCCGCGACAATGGCGGACTTCGTTTCGGGTATGCCGCTCGAGAATGCGTTCGAGCCGGTCTTGCGCCTGCGCGAACCGGCCGTGGAGGCCGCGTTCGCTGCCTTGGCGCGAGTCGGCGCGCCGCGTCTGACCGGCTCCGGCAGCGGCTGTTTCGTCGAGTTCGCCACGCGCGAATCCGCCGAGGCGGCGCTGGCGGTTCTGCCTTCCGGCCTTCGGGCCTGGACGGCGGCCGGCGCCGCGCGGTCTCCGCTGCGCGCCGCGCTCGAAACACAGCTTATGCAGGGGCGTCGCCAAGAGGCCCAAGGCACCAGGTTTTGA
- the rplL gene encoding 50S ribosomal protein L7/L12, with translation MSLSNEQIVDAIAEKTLLEVMELVKAIEEKFGVSAAAPVVAAAGPAAAAAPVEEQTEFNVILKAAGEKKVEVIKAVRAITGLGLKEAKDLVEGAPQTVKEAASKEESEKMKKDLEAAGATVEVK, from the coding sequence ATGTCCCTGTCCAACGAACAGATCGTCGACGCCATCGCCGAGAAGACCCTTCTCGAAGTGATGGAGCTGGTCAAGGCGATCGAAGAGAAGTTCGGCGTCTCCGCCGCTGCCCCGGTCGTCGCCGCTGCCGGCCCGGCCGCCGCTGCCGCCCCGGTCGAAGAGCAGACCGAGTTCAACGTCATCCTGAAGGCCGCCGGCGAGAAGAAGGTCGAGGTCATCAAGGCCGTTCGCGCCATCACCGGCCTGGGTCTGAAGGAAGCGAAGGACCTGGTCGAAGGCGCTCCGCAGACCGTGAAGGAAGCCGCTTCGAAGGAAGAGTCCGAGAAGATGAAGAAGGACCTCGAGGCCGCTGGCGCGACCGTCGAAGTGAAGTAA
- the rplK gene encoding 50S ribosomal protein L11, translated as MAKKVVGYIKLQVKAGQANPSPPVGPALGQRGLNIMEFCKAFNAATSKLEPGLPTPVIITAYSDRTFTFITKSTPASVLLKKAAGISSGSKRPNTEKVGKVTRKQLEDIAKAKEADLTAADLDAAVKTIAGSARSMGLVVEG; from the coding sequence ATGGCTAAGAAAGTAGTTGGTTACATCAAGCTGCAGGTGAAGGCCGGTCAGGCCAATCCGTCGCCGCCGGTGGGCCCCGCCCTCGGTCAGCGCGGCCTGAACATCATGGAGTTCTGCAAGGCGTTCAACGCCGCGACCTCCAAGCTGGAGCCGGGTCTGCCGACCCCGGTGATCATCACCGCGTACTCCGACCGTACCTTCACCTTCATCACCAAGAGCACCCCGGCATCGGTGCTGCTGAAGAAGGCCGCCGGCATCAGCTCGGGCTCCAAGCGCCCGAACACCGAGAAGGTCGGCAAGGTCACCCGTAAGCAGCTCGAGGACATCGCCAAGGCGAAGGAAGCCGACCTGACGGCGGCCGACCTGGACGCGGCGGTGAAGACGATTGCGGGTTCGGCCCGCAGCATGGGTCTCGTGGTGGAGGGCTAA
- the ychF gene encoding redox-regulated ATPase YchF, with translation MGIKCGIVGLPNVGKSTLFNALTKAGIAAANFPFCTIEPNVGAVPVPDPRLNALAEIVKPQKLIPTAVEFVDIAGLVAGAASGQGLGNKFLAHIREVDAITHVVRCFEHPDVIHVNNKVDPIADIETIDTELALADLESVEKALQRAERSAKTGDKEAKARVDVLTRVRAGLDAGQPARALGLSEDDVAQVRDLFLLTLKPVMYVANVLEDGFENNPHLDAVRARAVGEGAQVVPISAAIEEELSQLDDADRDAFLTDLGLDEPGLNRLIRAGYALLGLQTYFTAGVKEVRAWTVKAGSTAPQAAAVIHTDFEKGFIRAETIGYDDYIKYKGEAGARDAGRLRLEGKEYRVQEGDVLHFRFNV, from the coding sequence ATGGGCATCAAATGCGGCATCGTCGGCCTGCCGAACGTCGGCAAGTCGACCCTTTTCAACGCCCTGACCAAGGCCGGTATCGCCGCGGCCAACTTTCCGTTCTGCACCATCGAGCCCAACGTCGGCGCGGTGCCGGTGCCGGATCCGCGCCTGAACGCGCTGGCCGAGATCGTCAAGCCGCAGAAGCTGATCCCGACCGCGGTCGAGTTCGTCGACATCGCCGGCCTGGTCGCCGGCGCGGCCAGCGGCCAGGGCCTGGGCAACAAGTTCCTGGCCCACATCCGCGAGGTCGACGCGATCACCCACGTGGTGCGCTGCTTCGAGCACCCGGACGTGATCCACGTCAACAACAAGGTCGATCCGATCGCCGACATCGAGACCATCGACACCGAGCTGGCCCTGGCCGACCTGGAATCGGTCGAAAAGGCCCTGCAGCGCGCCGAGCGCAGCGCCAAGACCGGCGACAAGGAGGCCAAGGCCCGCGTCGACGTGCTGACCCGCGTGCGCGCCGGCCTGGATGCCGGCCAGCCCGCGCGCGCCCTGGGCCTGTCCGAGGACGACGTGGCCCAGGTTCGCGACCTGTTCCTGCTGACCCTCAAGCCGGTCATGTACGTGGCCAACGTGCTCGAGGACGGGTTCGAGAACAACCCGCACCTGGACGCCGTGCGCGCCCGCGCGGTCGGGGAGGGCGCCCAGGTGGTGCCGATCTCGGCCGCGATCGAGGAGGAGCTCAGCCAGCTCGACGACGCCGACCGCGACGCCTTCCTGACCGATCTGGGCCTGGACGAGCCGGGCCTGAACCGCCTGATCCGCGCCGGCTACGCCCTGCTGGGCCTGCAGACCTACTTCACCGCCGGCGTGAAGGAGGTCCGCGCCTGGACCGTCAAGGCCGGCTCGACCGCCCCGCAGGCCGCGGCGGTGATCCACACCGATTTCGAGAAGGGCTTCATCCGCGCCGAGACCATCGGCTACGACGACTACATCAAGTACAAGGGCGAAGCCGGCGCCCGCGACGCCGGCCGCCTGCGCCTGGAAGGCAAGGAATACCGGGTCCAGGAAGGCGACGTGCTGCACTTCCGTTTCAACGTTTGA
- the secE gene encoding preprotein translocase subunit SecE encodes MNSKIEQHGSASAGDFVKYALALLLIAGGVFAFYWFSSWNGALRGLIVAAGVVAGLGVFMTSGKGHQTREFLSESRFELRKVVWPTRQEAMRTTWVVMIAVAILSLILAGFDLIIAEAVKLILGH; translated from the coding sequence ATGAACAGCAAGATCGAACAACACGGTTCTGCATCCGCTGGCGACTTCGTCAAGTACGCCCTGGCGCTGCTCCTGATCGCTGGCGGCGTGTTCGCGTTCTACTGGTTCTCGAGCTGGAACGGCGCGCTGCGCGGTCTGATCGTCGCCGCCGGCGTGGTTGCCGGTCTGGGCGTGTTCATGACCAGCGGCAAGGGCCACCAGACCCGCGAGTTCCTGTCGGAATCGCGCTTCGAACTGCGCAAGGTGGTCTGGCCGACCCGTCAGGAAGCCATGCGCACCACCTGGGTAGTGATGATCGCGGTCGCGATCCTCAGCCTGATCCTGGCCGGCTTCGATCTGATCATCGCCGAAGCGGTCAAGCTAATTTTGGGGCACTGA
- the rplJ gene encoding 50S ribosomal protein L10, protein MALNLSQKQEVVAELAEVAAKAHSLVAAEYAGTTVAQMTAMRKKARETGVYLRVVKNTLASRAVAGTEYECAQDALVGPLLYAFSTEEPGAAGRLIKEFAKGNDKLQAKVVAMGGQLYPGSHVEVLASLPTREQALAMLARVLAEPASMFARAVKAVADKQGGGEAAPAEAEAETA, encoded by the coding sequence ATGGCTCTCAATCTGTCTCAGAAGCAAGAAGTAGTCGCCGAGCTGGCAGAAGTCGCCGCGAAGGCTCACTCCTTGGTTGCTGCCGAGTACGCTGGCACGACGGTCGCTCAGATGACCGCCATGCGCAAGAAGGCTCGTGAAACCGGTGTGTACTTGCGTGTCGTCAAGAACACCCTGGCTTCGCGTGCCGTGGCCGGTACCGAATACGAGTGCGCCCAAGACGCCCTCGTCGGTCCGCTGCTGTATGCGTTCTCGACGGAAGAACCCGGCGCTGCCGGGCGTCTGATCAAGGAATTCGCCAAGGGCAACGACAAGCTGCAGGCCAAGGTGGTCGCCATGGGCGGCCAGCTGTACCCGGGCAGCCACGTCGAAGTGCTGGCCTCGTTGCCGACCCGCGAGCAGGCTCTGGCCATGCTGGCGCGCGTCCTCGCCGAACCCGCAAGCATGTTCGCCCGCGCCGTCAAGGCCGTGGCCGACAAGCAGGGCGGTGGCGAAGCCGCACCGGCCGAAGCCGAAGCGGAAACGGCGTAA
- the pth gene encoding aminoacyl-tRNA hydrolase: MAGLRLIVGLGNPGAEYTRTRHNAGFWFVDALNEKFGGRFGLESKLFGETSKVEIDGRPVWLLKPATFMNLSGKSVTAALRYWKIEPEEALLAHDELDLAPGTARLKFDGGHGGQNGLRDTIKLLGHGKFHRLRVGIGHPGHKDKVTPWVLGRPGKDDEASILRSIDDAIDVLPLAVRGDVNEAMKRLHTSKA, translated from the coding sequence ATGGCGGGACTGCGCCTGATCGTCGGCCTGGGCAACCCCGGCGCCGAATACACCCGGACCCGGCACAACGCCGGGTTCTGGTTTGTGGACGCCTTGAACGAGAAGTTCGGCGGCCGCTTCGGCCTGGAATCCAAGCTGTTCGGCGAGACCTCCAAGGTCGAGATCGACGGCCGCCCGGTGTGGCTGCTGAAGCCGGCCACCTTCATGAATCTGTCCGGCAAGTCGGTCACCGCGGCGCTGCGCTACTGGAAGATCGAGCCCGAGGAAGCGCTGTTGGCGCACGACGAGCTCGACCTGGCGCCGGGCACCGCGCGGCTCAAGTTCGACGGCGGCCACGGCGGCCAGAACGGCCTGCGCGACACCATCAAGCTGCTCGGCCACGGCAAGTTCCACCGCCTGCGCGTGGGCATCGGCCATCCCGGCCACAAGGACAAGGTCACCCCGTGGGTGCTGGGCCGTCCGGGCAAGGACGACGAGGCTTCGATCCTGCGGTCCATCGACGACGCCATCGACGTGCTGCCGCTGGCGGTGCGCGGCGACGTCAACGAGGCGATGAAGCGCCTGCATACCTCCAAGGCCTGA
- the rplA gene encoding 50S ribosomal protein L1: MAISKREKAIKAAVVPGKAYAFDEAIKIVKTATKSKFVESVDVAVRLGVDAKKSDQQVRGSTVLPAGTGKSVRVAVFAPAGAKADEALAAGAEAVGMDDLAEKMQAGDLNYDVVIATPDAMRVVGKLGQVLGPRGLMPNPKVGTVSPNPAEAVKNAKGGQVRYRTDKAGIIHCTIGKASFEDASLKDNLQALLLDLIKAKPATAKGQYLQKVSISSTMGPGVTVDQTSLTLK, encoded by the coding sequence ATGGCGATCAGCAAGCGCGAAAAAGCAATCAAGGCCGCCGTGGTTCCGGGTAAGGCGTACGCCTTCGACGAAGCCATCAAGATCGTCAAGACCGCGACCAAGTCCAAGTTCGTCGAGTCCGTCGACGTCGCCGTCCGTCTGGGCGTGGACGCGAAGAAGTCCGACCAGCAGGTGCGCGGTTCGACCGTGCTGCCGGCCGGTACCGGCAAGTCCGTGCGCGTGGCGGTGTTCGCCCCCGCGGGTGCCAAGGCCGACGAGGCCCTGGCCGCTGGCGCCGAGGCCGTCGGTATGGACGACCTGGCCGAGAAGATGCAGGCCGGCGACCTCAACTACGACGTCGTCATCGCGACGCCGGACGCCATGCGCGTGGTCGGTAAGCTCGGCCAGGTGCTGGGCCCGCGCGGCCTGATGCCGAACCCGAAGGTCGGCACCGTGTCGCCGAACCCGGCCGAAGCGGTCAAGAACGCCAAGGGCGGCCAGGTGCGTTACCGCACCGACAAGGCCGGCATCATCCACTGCACCATCGGCAAGGCTTCGTTCGAAGACGCCTCGCTGAAGGACAACCTGCAGGCGCTGCTGCTGGACCTGATCAAGGCCAAGCCGGCGACCGCCAAGGGTCAGTACCTGCAGAAGGTCTCGATCAGCTCGACCATGGGCCCCGGCGTGACCGTGGACCAGACCTCGCTGACGCTGAAGTGA
- a CDS encoding ribose-phosphate diphosphokinase — protein MHNDRSLLVFSGNANRPLAQAVCKELGIRLGKALVGRFSDGEVQVEIEENVRRQEVFVIQPTNAPTAENFMELLVLIDALKRASVASVTAVVPYFGYARQDRRMRSSRVPITAKVAAKMFGAVGADRVLTVDLHADQIQGFFDIPVDNVYASPLLLADIWRAHGTDNMVVVSPDVGGVVRARAIAKRLDDADLAIIDKRRPRANVSTVMNIIGDVAGKTCVLVDDIVDTAGTLCAAAAALKAQGATKVVAYCTHPVLSGAAIDNVTRSQLDELVVTDTIPLTEAARACGRIRQLSVAELLAETIRRIAFGESVSSLYVD, from the coding sequence GTGCACAACGATCGCAGCCTGCTGGTATTCAGCGGCAACGCCAACCGCCCGCTCGCCCAGGCGGTGTGCAAGGAGCTGGGTATCCGTCTGGGCAAGGCGCTGGTCGGTCGGTTCTCCGACGGCGAAGTGCAGGTCGAGATCGAAGAGAACGTGCGCCGCCAGGAAGTGTTCGTCATTCAGCCGACGAACGCGCCCACGGCCGAGAATTTCATGGAACTGCTGGTGCTGATCGACGCGCTCAAGCGCGCATCGGTGGCCAGCGTGACCGCGGTGGTGCCGTACTTCGGCTACGCCCGCCAGGATCGCCGCATGCGCTCCTCGCGCGTGCCGATCACGGCCAAGGTCGCGGCCAAGATGTTCGGCGCGGTCGGCGCCGACCGGGTGCTCACGGTCGATCTGCATGCGGATCAGATCCAGGGCTTCTTCGACATCCCGGTCGACAACGTCTACGCCTCGCCGCTGCTGCTGGCCGATATCTGGCGCGCGCACGGCACCGACAACATGGTCGTCGTGTCTCCGGACGTCGGCGGCGTGGTCCGCGCCCGCGCGATCGCCAAGCGCCTCGACGACGCCGATCTGGCGATCATCGACAAGCGCCGCCCGCGCGCCAACGTGTCGACGGTGATGAACATCATCGGCGACGTGGCCGGCAAGACCTGCGTGCTGGTCGACGACATCGTCGACACCGCCGGCACCCTGTGCGCGGCCGCGGCCGCGCTCAAGGCGCAGGGCGCGACCAAGGTGGTGGCGTACTGCACCCACCCGGTGCTGTCGGGCGCGGCGATCGACAACGTGACCCGTTCGCAGCTGGACGAGCTGGTGGTGACCGACACCATCCCGCTCACCGAGGCGGCCCGGGCCTGCGGCCGCATCCGTCAGCTCAGCGTCGCCGAGCTGCTGGCCGAAACCATCCGCCGCATCGCCTTCGGCGAGTCGGTGAGTTCGCTGTACGTGGATTGA
- the tuf gene encoding elongation factor Tu has product MAKGKFERTKPHVNVGTIGHVDHGKTTLTAALTKVGAERFGGEFKAYDAIDAAPEEKARGITISTAHVEYESANRHYAHVDCPGHADYVKNMITGAAQMDGAILVCSAADGPMPQTREHILLSRQVGVPYIVVFLNKADMVDDAELLELVEMEVRELLTKYEFPGDDTPIIHGSARLALEGDQSEIGVPAILKLVDALDTFIPEPERAIDKPFLMPVEDVFSISGRGTVVTGRIERGIIKVGDEIEIVGIRPTQKTTVTGVEMFRKLLDQGQAGDNAGLLLRGTKRDDVERGQVLAKPGSITPHTEFEAEVYVLSKDEGGRHTPFFKGYRPQFYFRTTDITGAVTLPDGVEMVMPGDNIKMVVSLINPVAMDDGLRFAIREGGRTVGAGVVAKIIK; this is encoded by the coding sequence ATGGCCAAGGGTAAATTCGAGCGCACCAAGCCGCACGTGAACGTGGGCACCATCGGCCACGTGGACCACGGCAAGACCACGCTGACCGCAGCGCTGACCAAGGTGGGCGCTGAGCGTTTCGGCGGCGAGTTCAAGGCGTACGACGCGATCGACGCGGCGCCGGAAGAGAAGGCGCGCGGCATCACGATTTCGACGGCGCACGTCGAGTACGAATCGGCGAACCGCCACTACGCGCACGTGGACTGCCCGGGCCACGCCGACTACGTGAAGAACATGATCACGGGTGCGGCGCAGATGGACGGCGCGATTCTGGTGTGCTCGGCCGCTGACGGCCCGATGCCGCAGACGCGCGAGCACATCCTGCTGTCGCGTCAGGTCGGCGTGCCGTACATCGTCGTGTTCCTGAACAAGGCCGACATGGTGGACGACGCCGAGCTGCTCGAGCTGGTGGAGATGGAAGTTCGCGAGCTGCTGACCAAGTACGAGTTCCCGGGCGACGACACCCCGATCATCCACGGTTCGGCGCGTCTGGCGCTGGAAGGCGACCAGTCGGAAATCGGCGTGCCGGCGATCCTGAAGCTGGTGGACGCGCTGGACACGTTCATTCCGGAGCCGGAGCGCGCGATCGACAAGCCGTTCCTGATGCCGGTGGAAGACGTGTTCTCGATCTCGGGCCGCGGCACCGTGGTGACCGGCCGTATCGAGCGCGGCATCATCAAGGTGGGCGACGAAATCGAAATCGTCGGTATCCGTCCGACGCAGAAGACCACCGTGACCGGCGTGGAAATGTTCCGCAAGCTGCTGGACCAGGGTCAGGCGGGCGACAACGCCGGTCTGCTGCTGCGCGGCACCAAGCGTGACGACGTCGAGCGCGGCCAGGTGCTGGCCAAGCCGGGTTCGATCACCCCGCACACCGAGTTCGAAGCCGAGGTGTACGTGCTGTCGAAGGACGAGGGCGGCCGTCACACCCCGTTCTTCAAGGGCTACCGTCCGCAGTTCTACTTCCGCACGACCGACATCACCGGCGCGGTGACGCTGCCGGACGGCGTCGAGATGGTGATGCCGGGCGACAACATCAAGATGGTCGTGTCGCTGATCAACCCGGTGGCGATGGACGACGGCCTGCGCTTCGCGATCCGCGAAGGCGGCCGTACGGTCGGCGCCGGCGTGGTGGCGAAGATCATCAAGTGA
- a CDS encoding 50S ribosomal protein L25/general stress protein Ctc, with protein sequence MSEHIIKATGRNVEGKGASRRLRRAASIPAIIYGGKADPQPVQLEHEKVWLASQNEWFYSSILTLDVDGKTESVLLRDMQRHPYKQIIMHLDFQRVDANQAIRVAVPLHFLNEDKSPAGKAADVVVTHELNEVEVSCLPKDLPEFLEIDLSALAVGDIVHLSEIKLPKGVEIPELKLGKEHDVAIVIAKHGKEEVEAPAEAPAEVPAAKVSKKDDDKK encoded by the coding sequence ATGTCCGAACACATCATCAAGGCCACTGGCCGCAACGTCGAGGGGAAGGGTGCGAGCCGCCGCCTGCGTCGTGCCGCCAGCATCCCGGCCATCATCTACGGCGGCAAGGCCGATCCGCAGCCGGTCCAGCTCGAGCACGAGAAGGTCTGGCTGGCCAGCCAGAACGAGTGGTTCTACTCCTCGATCCTGACCCTGGACGTCGACGGCAAGACCGAGAGCGTGCTGCTGCGCGATATGCAGCGCCACCCGTACAAGCAGATCATCATGCACCTGGACTTCCAGCGCGTTGACGCCAACCAGGCGATCCGCGTGGCCGTGCCGCTGCACTTCCTCAACGAAGACAAGTCGCCGGCCGGCAAGGCTGCCGACGTCGTGGTCACCCACGAGCTCAACGAAGTCGAAGTCAGCTGCTTGCCGAAGGACCTGCCGGAGTTCCTGGAAATCGACCTGTCGGCCCTGGCCGTCGGCGATATCGTCCACCTGTCCGAGATCAAGCTGCCCAAGGGCGTCGAGATCCCCGAGCTGAAGCTGGGCAAGGAACACGATGTCGCCATCGTGATCGCCAAGCACGGCAAGGAAGAAGTCGAGGCTCCGGCCGAGGCTCCGGCCGAAGTGCCGGCCGCCAAGGTCTCCAAGAAGGACGACGACAAGAAGTGA
- the nusG gene encoding transcription termination/antitermination protein NusG gives MTEVHKRWYVVHAYSGFEKSVAQALRDRIVRFEMQERFGDVLVPTEEVVEMRSGQKRRSERKFFPGYVLVQIATHDEAGIPRIDSESWHLIKETPKVMGFIGGTADRPLPIQDREADMILQRVQEGVEKPKPKVLFEPGEMVRVIDGPFVDFNGVVEEINYEKSRLRVAVLIFGRSTPVELEFGQVEKA, from the coding sequence ATGACCGAAGTACATAAGCGCTGGTACGTCGTTCACGCCTACTCCGGCTTCGAGAAGTCGGTGGCGCAGGCGCTGCGCGATCGCATCGTGCGTTTCGAAATGCAGGAGCGCTTCGGCGACGTCCTGGTGCCGACCGAGGAAGTGGTCGAGATGCGCTCCGGCCAGAAGCGCCGTTCCGAGCGCAAGTTCTTCCCGGGCTACGTCCTGGTCCAGATCGCCACGCACGACGAGGCCGGTATTCCGCGCATCGACAGCGAGAGCTGGCACCTGATCAAGGAAACCCCGAAGGTCATGGGCTTCATCGGCGGCACCGCCGACCGTCCGCTGCCGATCCAGGACCGCGAGGCGGACATGATCCTGCAGCGCGTTCAGGAAGGCGTCGAGAAGCCCAAGCCCAAGGTCCTGTTCGAGCCGGGCGAGATGGTCCGCGTCATCGACGGCCCGTTCGTGGACTTCAACGGCGTGGTCGAGGAAATCAACTACGAGAAGAGCCGCCTGCGCGTGGCGGTGCTGATCTTCGGCCGTTCGACCCCGGTCGAGCTGGAGTTCGGCCAGGTCGAGAAGGCCTGA